In Oncorhynchus mykiss isolate Arlee chromosome 32, USDA_OmykA_1.1, whole genome shotgun sequence, the DNA window taaccaaaaaaaaacagtgttaaacaaatctaaatacatcttatatttgagattcttcaaagtagccaccctttcaaatttcttgaaatgttccgtattgactgaccttcatgtcttaaagtaatgatggactttcgtttctctttgcttatttgagctgttcttgcataatatggacttggtcttttaccaaatagggctatcttctgtttaccacccctaccttgtcacaacacaactgactggctcaaacgcattaagaaggaaagaaattccacaaaatgtactttttaacaaggcacacctgttatttaaaatgcattccaggtgactacctcatgaagctggttaagagaatggcaagaatgtacaaagctgtcatcaaggcaaagtttggctactttgaagaatctcaaatatagagatttgtttaacactttttttggttactacatgactccatatgtgttatttcatagttttgatgtcttcactgttattctacaatgtagaaaataataaaaataaagaaaaaacccttgaatgaagtGTTCtaacacttttgactggtactgtaaatatattAAAACAAATATGAGGGATTGGTTCAGACAacgatgcagacaattacattgatagaagccgcaatagtccccccccccctagactggtaaacacacagacatgacCACGATGATGGTGTCCTCGTGATGAAGAACCCAATGACAtgtaaacacacagacatgacCACGATGATGGTGTCCTCGTGATGAAGAACCCAATGACAtgtaaacacacagacatgacCACGATGATGGAGTCCTCGTGATGAAGAACCCAAtggcatgtacacacacagacatgaccaCGATGATGGTGTCCTCGTGATGAAGAACCCAATGACAtgtaaacacacagacatgacCACGATGATGGTGTCCTCGTGATGAAGAACCCAATGACAtgtaaacacacagacatgacCACGATGATGGTGTCCTCGTGATGAAGAACCCAATGACAtgtaaacacacagacatgacCACGATGATGGTGTCCTCGTGATGAAGAACCCAATGGCAtgtaaacacacagacatgacCACGATGATGGTGTCCTCGTGATGAAGAACCCAATGGCATGTACACAGACACCCCGTGACAGAAGGGGAGATGGTCCATGGTCCATTACAAAAGATCAATGTCTGTCTTTATAtttttagacacacacacaccagacacacacacacacacacacacacacacacacacacacacacacacacacacacaccagacacaccacacacacacacacacacacacacacaccacacacaccagacacacacacaccagacacacacacaccagacacacacacacacacacaccagacacacacacaccagacacacacacaccagacacacacactctctctctctcttacgctGAGTGAGTGACTGCGGAGGTGTTCCTGCCTTGTGAACCTCTTGCCACATGTCTCACAGGGGAagggtctctctccagtgtgACAACGGATGTGTCTCTTCAGGATGCCCTTCTGCTTGGCGGTGTACGGGCAGAACGGACACTTGTGGAGCTTCACCGGCACTAACAAGCCATCGCCTGTAGGGGAGGAAAGTCATATTAAACAATGAATCAATCAATCTACAGAACAAACCGACACCACCAAGCCATCTCCTGCAGGGGAGGAAAGTCAATTAAACAATTAactatacagtacacactgtTACCACCAAGCACCTGCAGCATTAATGAGTCCTTCAGTCGATGTTATAAAGTGAATATAACGTCACAATTTGGTCTTTTTTAAAAGCAAATCTTCTTGTCATGAAAGTAGAAGGAAACCCTCTGGCCCCTAAACCAAAGCCTAAACCAAAGCCTAAACCAAAGCCTAAACCAAAGCCTAAACCAAAGCCTAAACCAAAGCCTAAACCAAAGCCTGAACCAAAGCCTAAACCAAAGCCTAAACCAAAGCCTAAACCAAAGCCTAAACCAAAGCCTAAACCAAAGCCTAAACCAAAGCCTGAACCAAAGCCTAAACCAAAGCCTAAACCAAAGCCTAAACCAAAGCCTAAACCAAAGCCTAAACCAAAGCCTAAACCAAAGCCTAAACCAAAGCCTGAACCAAAGCCTAAACCAAAGCCTAAACCAAAGCCTAAACCAAAGCCTAAACCAAAGCCTAAACCAAAGCCTAAACCAAAGCCTAAACCAAAGCCTGAACCAAAGCCTGAACCAAAGCCTAAACCAAAGCCTAAACCAAAGCCTAAACCAAAGCCTAAACCAAAGCCTAAACCAAAGCCTAAACCAAAGCCTAAACCAAAGCCTGAACCAAAGCCTAAACCAAAGCCTAAACCAAAGCCTAAACCAAAGCCTAAACCAAAGCCTAAACCAAAGCCTAAACCAAAGCCTGATAGTggcaagaaaaaaaaacacaaaaaaagaaaCAAGAAGAAACTAAAGTTTTATGTAAAACCTTATAGAGATAAAACTAACTGAATGTCATTACCTGTGTCCTCTCCGTACCAGTCGCTCTGTATCTCCATGATAGAGGACCCACCCATCCCCAGACCCTCGTCCACCCTGCCTCCCCCACCCCAGAGGCCCATTCCCTGGGCAAACATCTGGCCCTGCTCCCCTCTGTCCCTGTGGGGGCTGGAGCCGCCTCTCAACAGCACATCCATGAACTGCCTGGCGTGGCAGCCCCcgaagcccagggaggagcgctCGCTGCTGGGGGAAGGGCTGGAGGACGCCAGCCTGTCATGGAGGTGGTCTGGGTGGTGGGTGTGGAGGGGGGGTCCCATAAACAACGTCAGGTCTTTGGTATCGGGAGACCCCTCCTCGGGCTCGTCATCGGGGTCGTACTCGATCTTGGGGCGCACCAGTTCTAGGGTCAACCCAGAGGAAAGGGGGTTCATCACATGGTCCCCGTGTCCGTGTGGGGTCCGGCCCACAATAACATGAGATGGGAACTCCCCTCTGGAGCTGCAGTCGCTCTCAGAGTCTCTGCTAGGGCCGGGGGGCGTGGGGACCCTGGGGAGGGCTGCTGCCGAGGATGGGGGGTCTGTGACAGTGGAAGGTGGGGATTCTGAACGTACATGAGTAACTCCGTCTCCCTCCAGTGACAACGAAGGAAGAGTTACAGCTACAGAGGCGGTGGAAGAGGGGGTTCCACTGTCAGCCggaccgtctctctccttctctttgtttccatccctctctttctccctgttacAGATCTCCAGAGAGGAGCGGATGTAGCCTTTACAGAAGGACACCACGTCAGTCATCTGCAGGTAGCTGGCCGCTGACATCACCTCGATGACGTTGTCGCTGCGCAGGTCCAGTCGGCCCGAGTACAGGAAGTCCAGGATGGAGGAGAAGGCCTCGGCCGTCACGATGTCCAGAGAGGCTGTACTGTGGTGCTGACCGCTGTCCTGAGGAGGGTGGTAGAGAGATTCAAGGAAGTAAAGTATATTGTAAACAGGCTATAAAACTAGATTAGCACTGAGATCAGAGTTTACTCAACCAGTGTCCTTTCCACAGGAGTGCCATGGGCCAACTGGGTTACTATGGCATTATCAATTTACCTTTCTTTTTAAACACGTGAAAGCATCTAGTAAAATAATACACAGGCTCCTTAATTACACATTTTGTATCAATCCCACGTTCAACTTAATAAAACGACTCACCTGTAGGTAGTGGACCAATAGGGCTCGGAAGTAGCCGCTGCCGGCGAATAGGACGTTGCGATGGGCCTTGAAGACCCGCCCCTCCACGACTATACTGCAGTCACAGAAGAAGTCTCTCTTCCGCTGCTCATTGAGCTCACACAGCAGCTTGGACTGGTAGCCTGACACCTCCATCTCCACAATTCTTTCTGATAGATAGATACAATTAGATTAGAtagataggggagagaggagagagagagggattgagagagcgagagcaatgtgagataagacagagaaagagggtaagcagcgagagagagagagagatgaagaaagcaTAGGGCTGCCTATGTACTAGTAAACAAACCCCTCGGCCAGTTCACGCTCCTCAACCTTCCACCCCAGTCCTTTGACCTCCTGGTGCAGTACATTCATGTGACCCCTGTCAACAACTAACTACACCCTCACCTTGCCTTGAAGAGAATATCCATAACTGATAACCACAGAAAGGCTCTGAGGAGAAATCTCTACACTAAAGCGATAGTAGCTAGCTAGGAGAAAGGTTTTTCCATCGTCTCCAGTACCTTTTGTAGAATCACAAATGTAGAAGTAGCTATATTTTGTAGCTAGCTAGAATACAATGTATTGATAACTATAGTAACCCATCTGTCTATGCTAGAAAACTCTGTCAGCTAGCTAGCGTTACATTTATCAAACATTCCGTACAAATGAACataaaatgtaaacatttaaacAAGTATAAAAACAACAATACCTGACTAAACCTTGAAATTAGTCGTAAGTTAACACACTGGTGGATAAATTGTTGTAGcctcagcagctagctagctagctaaccacaaCAACAACCCACTTCCTCATTTCTCCATTCTGTGTGAGAGTCACAAGATTCGACCAATGAGATACGAGAGAAATGTCATGTGGCGTCTAAGAGAGGCGATCAGCCAATCACATCATGTAAAACTAGACTGGGGTGGGCTTTTAAAGATATAGCCTGTAGATGTATTTATCATCACCAGAGGGCAGAAAATCACTGCGTTAGCCCACAATATAATCGCGTGATGAACCTCTTATGTGCAAATAGGGATTGTTGCTTGTGTTTCTCTTCAACCTGTTTGGTAAACAGGgatggggtcaattccatttcaattgttTACAGTTCTGAAATGTAGTTATTGCAGTTCATAAATGTTGGGCAAAATACACACATTGTCAGTGAGGCATTTCCTGAGTTGGAGTAACTCCCTAGGGTCTTCAGATCCAAGGGAATTGGATAGGGGTTGGTAGATAGTCATAAATAATAGTTCCACCTTACTGCCTGATAGGTTAGGGAGCTGAAATCTCTCCATTGCTTTCAGATAGGTTAGGAAGCTGAACTCTGTCCATTCCTTTCAGATAGGTTAGGAAGCTGAACTCCATACCTTGTCAGTCAGACCTACACCAGCGCCAAAGGGTTGTTCCTACCGCAGGCAGCTTGCGCCCTGAAGCCCTACATCACGCCCTACCTCGCGCCCTACGTCACGCCCTACCTCGCGCCCTACCTCGCACCCTACATCACGCCCTACCTCGCGCCCTACCTCGCGCCCTACATCACGCCCTACCTCGCGCCCTACCTCGCGCCCTACCTCGCGCCCTACGCCAcgccctcctcatgctccttgcCTACGTCACGCCCTACCTCGCACCCTACGCCAcgccctcctcatgctccttgcctacgccacgccctcctcatgctccttgcctacgtcacgccctcctcatgctccttgcctacgccacgccctcctcatgctccttgcctacgccacgccctcctcatgctccttgcctacgtcacgccctcctcatgctccttgcctacgccacgccctcctcatgctccttgcctacgccacgccctcctcatgctccttgcctacgtcacgccctcctcatgctccttgcctacgccacgccctcctcatgctccttgcctacgccacgccctcctcatgctccttgcctacgccacgccctcctcatgctccttgcctacgtcacgccctcctcatgctccttgcctacgtcacgccctcctcatgctccttgcctacgccacgccctcctcatgctctttgcctacgccacgccctcctcatgctccttgcctacgccacgccctcctcatgctccttgcctacgccacgccctcctcatgctccttgcctacgccacgccctcctcatgctccttgcctacgtcacgccctcctcatgctccttgcctacgtcacgccctcctcatgctccttgcctacgccacgccctcctcatgctccttgcctacgccacgccctcctcatgctccttgcctacgccacgccctcctcatgctccttgcctacgccacgccctcctcatgctccttgcctacgtcacgccctcctcatgctccttgcctacgccacgccctcctcatgctccttgcctacgccacgccctcctcatgctccttgcctacgccacgccctcctcatgctccttgcctacgccacgccctcctcatgctccttgcctacgtcacgccctcctcatgctccttgcctacgccacgccctcctcatgctccttgcctacgccacgccctcctcatgctccttgcctacgccacgccctcctcatgctccttgcctacgccacgccctcctcatgctcctttcctacgccacgccctcctcatgctccttgcctacgccacgccctcctcatgctccttgcctacgccacgccctcctcatgctccttgcctacgtcacgccctcctcatgctccttgcctacgccacgccctcctcatgctccttgcctacgtcacgccctcctcatgctccttgcctacgccacgccctcctcatgctccttgcctacgccacgccctcctcatgctccttgcctacgccactccctcctcatgctccttgcctacgccacgccctcctcatgctccttgcctacgccacgccctcctcatgctccttgcctaccccacgccctcctcatgctccttgcctacgccacgccctcctcatgctccttgcctacgccacgccctcctcatgctccttgcctacgccacgccctcctcatgctccttgcctacgccacgccctcctcatgctccttgcctacgccacgccctcctcatgctccttgcctacgccacgccctcctcatgctccttgcctacgccacgccctcctcatgctccttgcctacgccacgccctcctcatgctccttgcctacgccacgccctcctcatgctccttgcctacgccacgccctcctcatgctccttgcctacgccacgccctcctcatgctccttgcctacgccacgccctcctcatgctccttgcctacgccacgccctcctcatgctccttgcctacgccacgccctcctcatgctccttgcctacgccacgccctcctcatgctccttgcctacgccacgccctcctcatgctccttgcctacgccacgccctcctcatgctccttgcctacgccacgccctcctcatgctccttgcctacgccacgccctcctcatgctccttgcctacgccacgccctcctcatgctccttgcctacgccacgccctcctcatgctccttgcctacgccacgccctcctcatgctccttgcctacgccacgccctcctcatgctccttgcctacgccacgccctcctcatgctccttgcctacgccacgccctcctcatgctccttgcctacgtcacgccctcctcatgctccttgcctacgccacgccctcctcatgctccttgcctacgccacgccctcctcatgctccttgcctacgccacgccctcctcatgctccttgcctacgccacgccctcctcatgctccttgcctacgccacgccctcctcatgctccttgcctacgccacgccctcctcatgctccttgcctacgccacgccctcctcatgctccttgcctacgccacgccctcctcatgctccttgcctacgccacgccctcctcatgctccttgcctacgccacgccctcctcatgctccttgcctacgccacgccctcctcatgctccttgcctacgccacgccctcctcatgctccttgcctacgccacgccctcctcatgctccttgcctacgccacgccctcctcatgctccttgcctacgccacgccctcctcatgctccttgcctacgccacgccctcctcatgctccttgcctacgccacgccctcctcatgctccttgcctacgccacgccctcctcatgctccttgcctacgccacgccctcctcatgctccttgcctacgccacgccctcctcatgctccttgcctacgccacgccctcctcatgctccttgcctacgtcacgccctcctcatgctccttgcctacgccacgccctcctcatgctccttgcctacgtcacgccctcctcatgctccttgcctacgttgtcctttgaagaatgcaTGTTTATTTGTTCCGGAGTAAAACGAGTTCCCTTTTTTGTTTTGAGGACAGAGCGAAAGTAAACACATAGTTCCTTTGAGGAACCGACCGCACCCTTTCAGCCTAATCCACTAACAACCCTTCTGGAGTTTCACACCCCCGAGGGGTCCCGGGTTTGACTGGGCGGTGGACTTCTTATTTGTTATAGAGATTTTCCCGTGGTTAACTGGGtagaacacaaagacacacacacacacatacacacgcacgctggcacgcacgcacgtacgcacgcacacacacacacacacacaggcttggtGGTGGGCCTGAGGACACCACTGAATAGGCGTACATCAGGCCTCCATAACCCTTTTGAAAATCTAA includes these proteins:
- the zbtb8b gene encoding zinc finger and BTB domain-containing protein 8B, whose product is MEVSGYQSKLLCELNEQRKRDFFCDCSIVVEGRVFKAHRNVLFAGSGYFRALLVHYLQDSGQHHSTASLDIVTAEAFSSILDFLYSGRLDLRSDNVIEVMSAASYLQMTDVVSFCKGYIRSSLEICNREKERDGNKEKERDGPADSGTPSSTASVAVTLPSLSLEGDGVTHVRSESPPSTVTDPPSSAAALPRVPTPPGPSRDSESDCSSRGEFPSHVIVGRTPHGHGDHVMNPLSSGLTLELVRPKIEYDPDDEPEEGSPDTKDLTLFMGPPLHTHHPDHLHDRLASSSPSPSSERSSLGFGGCHARQFMDVLLRGGSSPHRDRGEQGQMFAQGMGLWGGGGRVDEGLGMGGSSIMEIQSDWYGEDTGDGLLVPVKLHKCPFCPYTAKQKGILKRHIRCHTGERPFPCETCGKRFTRQEHLRSHSLSVHRSSWPVVCKGCRRSFTGALSHGLKRFGLCDNCTCVTTTGHDDSPPTHINLDGQPEAMERRDGDSDWPRFRDDADDMEAGGGIIEDLGEKGKPHGRLSEIPSTVDMKERRQGKEEFNFQTQF